The sequence GCGTCGCGCTGACGGGGAGCTGGTGCAAACAAGTAGAGCTGTGGCATCCCTGCTGGCGCTCCTGCCAAGGCTGTGATCAGGTGTCCGGAAAAAAGGGCCAGATGTGCGGAATGATGAGCATGGACGCGACCATGTAGAGCAGGTTGAGCGGGATACCGATCTTGAAGAAGTCGCTGAAACGGTATCCGCCGACGCTGTAAACATAGGTGTTGGTCTGATACCCGATAGGGGTGGCAAAACTGGCGGAGCTGGCAATACAGACGGCGATGATGAATGGGCGTGTGTCCACCCCGAGCTGTTGGGCAATGGATATTCCCATCGGAATCATGATGACAACCGTGGCATTGTTGGAGAGCACCTCGGTAAAGAGGGAAGTGATCATGTAGATCACCAGCAGCGAAACCATGGGTCGCCAGGGTTCCGCCACCGTCCACTCGATAAATTGCCAGGCCGAGCCGACGATCCAGTCTGTTGCACCCGTGACCTCAAGCGTCATGCCCATGCCCAGCATGCCGTAGATGAGAAAGAGCAGGCTCCATTCGATGGATGCATATCCCTCCTTGGGCTTCAGGCAGCCGGTGAGGAAGATGAGGCCGACGCCGATGACCGTTGCGGCGGCGATGGGCATCCAGTTGAACGTGGAGGCGAGAATGACGGACAGCAGGATACCGATCACGATGGGTGCCTTGCGTCGCATTTGCTTGCCGGGCACCGGAGGGCGGTCGAGCAGGATCAGGTCTTCTCCGTTGTGCAGGTTTTCAATGGCCTGTTCCGAACCCATCAGCAGCAGGGTATCCCCCAGTTCGAGCTGAAGTGTGGTGATGCGGTCCCGCACATTGCGCCCATGCCGGTGAATGGCCAGAACGAGCATGCGGTAGCGTTGGCGGAAATTGATGTCCGAGAGTGTCTTGCCGATGAGGCTGGAGTTGGGTGCCAGAATGGCTTCCACCATTGCTCCTTCGTGCGCAGAAATCGTAGAGAGTCCCACATCGCCTTCGGGGTCAAGGTGCAGACCGGAAATTTCCTGCGCCCGGGCAATGCCGGAGGGGCGTGCCGACAGCACGAGACGGTCACCCCGACGCAGGGGGGTGAGGTTCGCGTTTTCACCGAGCGCAACACCACTTCGAATGATTTCCATGACGCGGAATCCGTGTTTTCGGTACCAGTCGGAGTCCTTGATGGTTTTCCCAATCATCGGAGAACCTTCCTTGACAAAGACCTCGGTGATGAACTCCTTGCGTTCCTGCTCACTCAGGATGGACATGAGCGTTTCCCGGTTGGGAAGCAGGCGCTTGCCCATGGTTGCCAGGTACACCGCTCCGCACAACAGCAGCGGGACTCCGATGGCGGTGATCTCAAACATTCCCAGTGGGGGCAGTCCCTGGTTTTCGATCATGCCACTGGCCAGGATATTTGTGCTGGTTCCGAGCAGGGTGCAGGTTCCTCCGAAAATGGAGGCATACGAGAGTGGAATCAGCAGCTTGGAGGCACTGAGCGACATGGACTTGGCCAGACTGAGCATCACGGGCAGCAGCATGACGACCACCGGGGTATTGTTGATGAAGGCCGAGGCAAATCCGACCGTGAACACAAGCAGGATCGTCATGCGCTTGTAGCCCAGATGCTTGAAGCGATTGAGCACATTCGAAAGTGCGTCGATCGAACCCGACTTGTTGAGCGCGGAGCTGATGATGAACATTGCACCGATGGTCAGCGGGGCCGGATTTGAAAACACCTGAATGAGGTCGGGGATCTGGGGCAACTGAGCACCGGGAAAGAGTGTGGCAGCGAGCAGTACCACCGAAAATGCGAGAATGGCGGTGACATCGCTGGATACTTTTTCCCAAATGAAACTACCGATGGTGAGTCCGAGCAGTAGCAGGGCGAAGAGGATTTCCCAAGTCATGACTGGATGTGGTAGGTTTTCACATTGGTGAATTCGCGAATTCCCTCAATGCCAAGTTCGCGACCGTATCCGCTTTTTTTCACTCCACCAAAGGGGATGCGTGGATCCGATTTTACGATGTCATTGATCGTGCAGGTTCCCACCTCGATTTGTTCGCCGATTCCGAGCGCGCGCTCAAGGTCGATTGAATAAATGGATGCACCGAGTCCCCATCGCGTATGGTTGGCCAGCTGGACTGCTTCGCGCTCGTTAGCGAAGGTGCTCACACAGAGTACGGGACCAAAGGTTTCTTCATTCCACACTGGCATTTCTGGAGTGACCTGGGTGAGCAGGGTCGGCGCATACTGCCACCCCTTCAGCGCGGCATCGGCGTAGCACTCGGGCATCCAGCAGTCGGCTCCTTTCAGGATGCTGCCTTCGACCTGTTGCTGTATCTGCTCATGAACCGACTGGGTAGCGAGCGGACCGAGGGTTGTTGAGGGTTCGAGAGGGTCTCCCATTTCCAGCTTGTCGATGTGGTGGCGCACACGGTCGAGATAGTCGTCCAGGACGCTGGTGTGCACGAGGATGCGCTTGGAGGCGATACAACTCTGGCCAGCGTTGAGCATGCGACCGCGCACGGTGCGCTCGGCGGCGAGGTCAAGGTCGGCATCGTGGAGAACCAGAGCGGCATCGCTGCCTCCCAGTTCGAGCACGGTGCGTTTGATCTGTGTGCCCGCGAGTCCGGCGATTTTTTCGCCGGCCTCATTGCTGCCAGTGAACGAAAGACCCGCGATGTGAGGATGCGCGATCAGCAGGGCGGTGTTTGCACCCGTGACGGGAATGGCGCGCATGAGATCGCATGGGAATCCACAGGATGGGAAAAGTGCTTCGATGGACAGCGCACAGCTCGTGACGTTGGACGCGTGCTTGAGAATGGCACCGTTGCCTGCAAGGATGGCGGGGATCACGGCCCTGAAGACCTGCCAGTAGGGAAAGTTCCACGGCATGATGGCCAGCACGATTCCGATGGGTTCGTAGCGCACAAAGCTGCGATCATGGTCGGATGAAAGCGGGCGGGACTGCAGATACCCCGGGCCATGTTCGGCGTAGTGATCGCAGAGTGCTGCGCATTTTTCAATCTCGGCCCGGGCTTCGGTGATGGGTTTGCCCATCTCCAGCGTTATGGTGCGCGCATGGTAGTGGATGCCGTCGCGCAGCTGTTTGGCGAGTTCGCGAAGCAGGGAGCAGCGGGACTCCAGTTCGGTGTGCGCCCATTCCTGACGGGCTTCGACCGTCTTTGCGACGATGCGCAGCATCTCGTCGGGGGGACATTCCGGGAAGGTGCGGATCGTTTCGAGTGAATAAGGATTGATGGACGCAAGTGACATGGGCAGCGGTGGGAACGCGCCTGCCGGGTATGGGCACCCCGACGAATGTCAAAGTTTCATTTTCAGGCGCAGCTGGGAACCATTGTGCTCCAGCTGCATTTCGTCAACGAGTTTTGAAATCAGTACCAAGCCCAGATTGCCAGGTTTCAGGTGTTCGAGCTGCTGATCGCGCAGCTCAAAGTCAAAGTTGTGACCAGGGCCAGGGTCCCGCACGATTGCTTCGAGCGTGTGGGTGGAAGCTCGATACTTCACACAGAATTCTGCGCTTTGCTCAGATCTTCCCTCACACCCGTGTTTCATGGCATTGAGCACGGCTTCGCGACAGGCGAGAACAAAGCGCTCCAGTGTGGTGGAATTGCCCTGCGGGAACAGCAGCTCCAGACTGCGTTTCCATACACTCTGATAACGGTCGACCTTTTGACAGGCATCGCCGTGATAGTGGTCGTAAAGAATGGGAACGGCGTCGGGTTCGGTTTCGTTGAAGCGGATATTGGCGATCAGAATATCGTCGTCAGCATTGATGAGGAAGTTCTGGGTGTCGGACTTGTTGAGGGTGCGCAAGTGATGAATGAGGCTGAGCACGTCCCAGTGATGTTTCATCGCAAACTCCACAAGACCGTCGGTAAACCCGAGCAAACAGGCAAAGTCAGAGGTTCGGAAGCGTCTGCGCCTGGCCTGGAAATCTTCAAACCATCCGAGCGGGTAGTGCTCGGGTTCGAGGCGTTGCACATCCCCTTGCAAATCGATCAGGTAGAGGGCAGGTAAACCGCAGTTGGTGAGGTGCATGTACTGTTCCTGTTCCACGAGTTCGATCGTGCAGGCACTCAGGGAGCTGCCGACGCGCACATGGTGGCTGTTGCCGAGATTTTCCGCCCTGCGCAGCAGCAGGTTATTATAGTCCTCCAGCATTTGGCGAATGTCCAGCGGTGACTGCACGGCCCGACGACCCACGAGGCTGCCGAGGAAGTGGCTGCTCAGCAGGGCCGATTGAATGTCATGCCCGGAAATATCCCCGAACACGGCACAGCGCTGGCCGGCGGAGGTTTCAAAGACCTCTATGAAATCGCCCCCGAGTTCATGTTTTGGGGTATAGGTCAGTTCAAAATGAGTCGACCAGTTGAGCGTGTCGACGGTATTGAACATGCCCGCAGAGCGGGCCGCGAGCAGGCTGGCCTCGGTGGCATCGCGTTTGCGACGAAGGGAGGTGGCCACAACTGCACGTTCGACGGACTGGTAGAATTTTTCCAGTTCGAGCGGTTTGTCGAGGAAATCAAAAGCTCCGTGGCGGAGGGATTCCTGGATGATGAAGCGTTCATTTTCACCCGTCACGAGGATGACCTCGAGCGTCGGATCGAGCGCTTTCACTTTCTCGAGCAGGTCAATGCCGGAGATGCCCGGCATGCTGTAGTCTGTGATCAGGCAATCGTAGTTCTTGAGGTTGGTGCTGCGTAGCAGCTTCAGACACTCTTCAGCACTTCGAAAGGTGCTCACCTTACATCCCTGCTCTTCGAGGGAGATCTCCATGATCGTGAGGTTGATGGACTCATCGTCAACAATGAGAATGTGTGCGTTGGATAGCCGTGGAATCATCGTAGCGGTCTGGACTGCGTTTCTTTCAGAAGGTCGGAATCCGCCGCTCAACCCACGGGAGAGGGTGAGGGTTCGCGCTTGGCAAAGGTTTCCCAGTTCACGGTGTTGTAAAAACAGAGTGCTTCCTCGATGCAGGTGACCACAGATGCCCGTGCAGAATCGAGAGTTTCCGGCGTCGAATTGGCGAGCAGGTGAGCGTGGAGCAGACCGGTATGGGTTGCCAATTTCCAGGCACCGATGGAGATGGACATGCTCTGCATTTGTTGTACGACCGAGGTTATGGCTTTGTCCAATACTCCCGTTTCCAGTGTTTCCAGAAAGGCGAGGTGGGATTCGAGAGTGCGCATCATGTGATTGCGCAGACCCTCCATGACCTCGGGCCGGGTGCAGAATCGGGTCATGAACGGAGTGGGTTCATAATCCTCATGGGCATGGGCTGTCGGATTGGAGTTTGCCTTGTCAGGCAGGTTGGAGTGATCGCCAGCTTCGCGACAGGGTTGAATGTCGAGTCGTTCACGTGCCTGGCGCACCGAGGCTTTCACATCTTCCACGTCGAAGGGTTTTTGCAGGATGGCATCGAAGTGCTTCAGCTGTCGCGCAAGGTCGGCCTGGGTGAGCGGAGTGGCAGTCATGGCAATGATGGGGATGCTTCGGTAGTCGCGCCGGGATTTTCGGATCAGACGCGCCGTGTCGAAGCCATTGAGGCGCGGCATGTTGAGGTCGAGAAAGACACACTGGTAGGATTGACGTTCAAGTTGCTGCAGGGCTTCCTTTCCGTTGTGTGCGACATCGTAGCCGATCTGAGCCCAGTCCATGATGGAGCAGCAGGTGTCGAGCAACAGCTCATTGTCATCGCAGATGAGTACGCGCTCCGGTTTGTCCTTCCAGGAGGCGCAGTAGGTGCGCGCGAGCTGAAAACCCACCAGATGGGATTCGGGGCAACTGACCTGTTCCGGACTCCAGATACGGATGCACTCATGCTCATCGATTTTACAGCTTTCCGATAGAAACCAGCGCGGCACATCACTGGCACGAAACTGGGACTGAAAGAAGCACTTGCGGTCTGCGTTGAGTGTGGCAAGCAACAGCAGGTCGTTCATGCCCAGCTCTTCGCACCGCGCTCGAAACAGGTGCTCGGCGTCGAATCCCATGACGTCCTGAAATGCCTGGTTCGCCTCAAGAAAGAGACCCGTGCGTGCATCGATGAGGCAATTCCCGATGGTGGTTTTGAGTTCTTCAGCTGCGTCAGAATGAGAATTGCCCGACGCATTGTCAGTGTTGATGGGAAAAAGGGTAACATTGTACCATTCGCAGCGCATTTTCCCCTGGAATATCGGATAGAGCGTGACACCCAAGCTTGGGGACTGCATCCAAGGTTGCTCGGGCACATAGGATCGCAGGGAGTCCGGAACCGGTAGGGTAGTGCGAACAATCGAACCCTTGGCGTTGCCGAGAAGTGCGGCAATTTCAGGCAATCCGCTGCCCAGGGAGTGCGTGGCGGGGTCGAGTTCCTTCAAAGAACCTGGTGTGTGCACCGCAAACAGGCGATCCCGTTCGTCACAGATAAACTGTACCTCACTACCCTTGCGCGTGAGCAGGCAGTAGTCGTGCATGAATTTGAGGTCATGCCTTTTGGGGGTGGATGAGGTCGCGAATCCTACCATGATATAATGTTCGGCAGTCTGAGCTTTCAATAAAGACCAAGTTCAGGAATTTTTCCGGGTTGTGTGTGTTGAAAGCATGTCTCCGTCCGGGGATTTGAGTCGAAATCCGGAGATGAAGAATTTTACAAACTTCGCCTAAACTCCGAAAGCAATAGGACGATAGCTTGTAAAGAAGCCACCAGTCGGTGTGCCCATCGGCCATATCAAATACTCTGCAACCAACCACTGCTGTGAATCTGCAAATCCAAAACACCCAACAACAGTACATGACCTTTTACCTGGGGCAGCACCTGTTTGGGATTTCGATCCTGCTGGTCCGGGAGATCAACCAGAATCTCGACATCACTCCAGTCTCAAAGGTTCCCAAATACATCAGGGGTGTGCTCAATCTTCGTGGACAGGTGGTGACCGTTATGGATCTGGCCAAACGCCTGTCCTTTGACGGTGCCGAGGGAAGTCAGGATGCCAGTTGCATCGTGCTCAAGACCAATACGGAGATCGACAGCAGTGATATTTCTCACTCTCTGGATGACCGCACACTGGCCGATAAGGTCGGTCTGTATGTGGACCGCATCGGTGATGTGCTCAACATTGCTTCCAAGGAAATCATTCGTACCCCAACCCGTGACAGTAAGCTCGACAAGCGTTTCATCAAGGGAGTGGTGCGCCTGAACGACCAGCTTCTCATTCTCCTGAATCTGAAAGAAGTTCTGAATCCGGAACAAAAAGGGGAATGATCCGCCCTCAACCCAAATTTATCTAAAGCCCGCCCACGCTATGAACCATGTCATTGAAGATCGCAAACTGAGTTTTCAGGTAGGAGAAGACATCCTTTCAACCAACGTCGAAACCCTGGCCAAACAATTTCGGGAGGGCATCGATTCTGCTTCGGCAAGCGTCAATCAGATTGAGGTCAATTTGAGCGGGGTGGATACCATCGACTCCCAGGGCCTGAATCTGCTGATCGGACTTTTTCAGGAGTGCAAGCGCAAGAAGTGGGGCTTTCGTGTCAGCCATTGCACCGAGAACGTGCGCTGGCTGTTTTCCATATTTAAATTGACCGAAGTTTTTGGGGTCAACGCTTCCAGTTGAAATTATCGACAAACCCATCTTTTGAGGAGTCCGACCTATGGTAGACAATGAATTGATCGAGATTTTTGTTCAGGAGTCGAAGGAACACCTGGATGCGCTGGAACCTGAGATCCTTGCCATGGAGACTGCCTCCAGTGATTCTGAGGGAGTCAACACCATCTTTCGCGGAGTTCACAGTATCAAGGGTTCTTCCGGATTTTTTGGTTTTGATCAGATCGCGAAGCTCAGTCATGTCATGGAAAACGTGATGGCACTGGTGCGCGAGGGTGACCTGAAACCCACACGCGAAATGGTCGATGTATTCCTTGAATGCACGGATTCGCTCAAACTGATGATCGACGATCCGCAGAACAGTGCGAACGTGCCTATCGAAGATCACCTGACCAAGCTCAATGCGTTGCTGGAACCTGACGGAGCCGGTGCGCCGGTTGCCGGACCCAAGGTGGATGAGACGGTCGAACTGCCTGCACATCTGCAGCAGTTTGTACTCGATCCGCTTTTGATCAAGAATGCGCTGAGTCACGGACATCTTGTCTTTGTGATCAAGTTGTTCATGAACAAGGACATCAAGGATCATGGGAAAACACCCTATGACTACTTCAAGGAGATTGAATCCCTGGGTGAATTTCTGGATGCAAACTTTGACTTTTCAGTGATCAGCGGTCTCGACGATGCGCTGGAGAATGAGTTGGTCGTTTCGTTCCTGTTCACCACCGTGATGGGATCGCCTGATATGATCACGAGCGTCTTTGACATTCCGTCCGAGCAGGTGGAAGAAGTGGACCTTGGCATCCTCAAGAAGTGGCTGGGTACCGATCCCCAGAAGACCGAACCCAAGTCCCGCTCCGAGGAAGTGTTTCTCGAAGTGGTGGAAGGGGAGGATGAGGTCATGCCCGCTTCGCAACCATCTGCATCGGATACCGCAGAGCCACAGTCCAAGTCGGAAGAGGACCATAAGATTGTGGCATCTGCGCAAGCGAGTCCGCAGACTCAGAGCGTTCGCAAGAAGGCGGATGAGACGATACGCGTGAATGTTTCACTGCTCGACGATTTGATGAATCTCGCGGGCGAACTTGTGCTCAGTCGCAATCAGCTCATCCGCATTGCAGAGGGAAGCGGTCAGGAGGTCAGCGGCCTGCAGGGCGTGATTCAGAACATGAATCTGGTGACTTCTGAAATGCATGAGCGTGTGATGCAGACCCGTCTGCAGCCCCTGGGTGTCATTTTTGGAAAGTTCAATCGCATCATTCGTGACCTCTCAAACAAGCTGGGCAAAGAAATTCGTCTCGAAATCGAGGGTGAGGATGTGGAACTCGACAAATCCATTGTGGAAGCATTGTCCGATCCACTGACACACCTGATTCGCAATACGGCAGATCATGGTATTGAGACGCCGGATGAGCGTGAGGCCGCAGGCAAGCCCCGCATGGGAAATGCCCGCCTCTCGGCAAAGCATGCCGGTGGTCAGGTGTTGATCGAAATCAAGGATGACGGGCGCGGCCTCGACACCACCAAACTCAAGCGCAAGGCAATTGAAAAGGGTCTGATCACACCGGAAGAGGCAGAGGTGATGTCCGACCGGCAGGCGTTCAACATTATTTTTCTTCCCGGGCTGTCCACTGCGGAAAAGGTCAGCGATGTCTCTGGTCGTGGTGTGGGCATGGATGTGGTTCGCACAAACATTGAGAATCTCGGCGGCTTCATTGACATCGATTCCGAGCGTGGAAGGGGAACGACCATTTCCCTTCGCCTGCCACTGACGCTGGCCATTATTCCAGCCATGATCGTGGGTGCCGGGGGACGCCGCTTTGCTATTCCGCAGGTGAATCTTGAAGAGGTCGTGCGTTTGGGCGGAAAGAACAAGACCGAGATGGTGCGGGGCACGCGCGTGCTGCGCCTGAGGGATTCCCTGCTGACGTTGCTGGACCTTGCGGAGGTGCTCGATATTGAACAGGTCGAAGGTGAGGCAGAGCGCAATAAGGATGAAGGATTTGTGCTCGTGCTGCATCTTGACAACAAGCAGTATGGACTCATCGTCAACGATCTTTATGACAGTGAGGAGATTGCGGTCAAACCACTCAGTCAGTACACGAAGGATGCAGGCTGTTACTCGGGGGTGACGATCATGGGAGATGGCAAGGTTGCCATGATTCTCGACGTAGCCGGTATCGCCATGATCGCAAATCTCGACTTTGGCGAAATTGAGGCCCTCAGTGAAGAACGCGAGCAGGAGGAAAGTCTCGCCCTGCGAAGCAGCGACAGTGAGTCGCTCCTGTTGTTCCGCAATGAAGGGTTTGAACTCTTTGCCATCAATCTCTCGACGGTTGCGCGCATTGAAAAGATCAAGGCAGCGGACATCGAAAATGTCGGAAGTGGGGAATACCTGAATCTTGGCGGCAAATCGATTCGCCTGGTTCGCATGCATCACTACATGCCGGTAGCGCACCCGGAGAACAGCCCGGAAGAACTCTATGTGTTGATTCCAAAACTGGTGGCAAAGCCGATGGGCATCATTGCCACGCAGATTGTGGACACTGTGGAAACCGTGGTCGATCTCGACCGGGAAACCATCACTGGCACCGGTATCCTTGGCAGCACCTTCATCAACGATGCGCTGGTCTTGCTGGTGGACATCTACAACCTCTTCGAGGCAGTGGATCCCAATGTGTTCCAGGTCGGGTACATTGATGATCGCTTTGCAAAGCTGCGGGTAATGCTGGTGGAGAACAATGTCTTTTTCCGCAACGTGCAGCAGTCCTTCCTCGAAGAGATTTTTGGGGAGGTGGTTGTCGTGCGCAATGGTGTGGAAGCGTGGGAAAAACTCAATGATGGCAGCTATCACATGCTGATCACCGAAGCCGAGCTTCCCCAGATGGACGGACTCGAACTCGCCCGTCGGATTCGCAATTCTGACCGCTACAAACACCTGCCAATCGTCGTCACCGCCAGTCGCAATGAAGCCATTTACGAGGCGCGCTGTCGTGAGGTCGGAGTGGATCAGTTTCTTCTGAAATTCAACAAGCAGAAACTGCATCGCCTGATTCTGCAGACTCTCGATTCGCGCACGCCGCGTCTTGAGGAGTCGGTTAGCCGATAACGGTCTGTGGCGTTGCATCGTTGTTGAAAGTGGATTGTCTATTTGTGGAATGAACGCAGGTCAAAAAGTGCGAGTTGCCCTCGCTGATGATACAGCACTGTATCGGAAAATTCTCTCCATGGCAGTTGAGAAGATCCCATCGGCGGAACTCGTAGGGGTTGCCGTCGACGGGGTTGCCGCAGTGGAAGTGGTCAAGAACAAGTCAGTGGATCTTTTTCTGCTGGATGTTTGCATGCCACGCATGGATGGGGTGGAGGCCCTGCGCAAGATTCATGAATTGAGTCCGAGTACGGCGGTGGTGATGTTCAGTGGAGTCACCAGTGCAGATGCGGAAACCACCGTGGAGGCCCTGGAAATCGGCGCACTGGAATTCATTCCCAAGCCCAAGACCAACAGTCTGGATGAGAGCATGAGCCTGCTCGCCCAGGAGTTGAATCGGGTGGTACGACTGCTCAAGATCCGTCAGATCCACAAACGCATCTCTGCATCACCCAGTGCGAGGACGACGGAGCGACCAGCCCCGGGAGCTGCGGGAGTCGCATCAAGTGCCGCATCCCGACCTGTGGCAAGTGTGGGTACGGGGCGTGTGGGAGTGGTGCGTCGGTTCGTGAATTTTGATGCCCATCGCTCGCTCATCGTGATTGGAGTGTCCACGGGCGGTCCCAATGCGCTGAACCAGTTGATGTGCATGCTGCCAAAACGGTTGGGTTGTCCTGTGTTGATTGTGCAGCACATGCCGCCCTTTTTCACGGCGTCGCTGGCTTCGTTTTTGTCCAAAAAGTCTGGACTGGATGTGGTGGAGGCCACTCATGGCGAGCTGATGCAGGCGGATCGCATCTACATCGCTCCGGGCGGCAAGCACATGGAAATCCGCAAGCGCACCGATGCGATGGGTGGATATGAAATCACGACCAATGAAGCAGCGCCGGTCAACTCGTGTCGCCCTTCGGTCGATGTATTGTTCCAGTCGGTTGCCTCCGAGTTCAGCGGTTCCATCCTCTCGATCATCCTGACGGGAATGGGGGAGGACGGATGCCAGGGAGTAACGACGCTGAGGCGTTCGCCGAGCACATACACCATTGCGCAGAACGAAGAGTCGTGTGTGGTCTATGGCATGCCCAGAGCAATTGTCGAAAGGGGGCTGGCCGATGAGGTCCTGCCGCTCGATCAAATCGCGGGTCGCATATCCGAGTTAGTTTTAAAAAGAAAGGTCAGTTAGTCCCCATGGCAATCAGCACAGAAGAGTTCAATTTGCTGCGAAACTTCATCCTCAAGCACAGCGAGATCGAGGTGAAGCCGGAAAAGACCTACCTCATTGAGAGTCGCCTGAGTCGCATGATGGTTGAGTTGGGTGCATCCAATTTCAAGGAGTTCTACGACAATGCACAAAAGGATACCAGCGGGAAGCTGAGGGAGCGCATCATCGATGCGATGACCACCAACGAAACGTTCTGGTTCCGCGATGCCAAACCGTGGACACTCATGAGGGAGTCGATTCTGCCCGAGTTGATGAATACCGCTCGTGCCAAACCCGGGTCAAAGATTCGCATTTGGTCGGCGGCCTGTTCCACCGGACAGGAACCTTATTCGATCGCAATGGTTATTGATGATGTGCTGCACTCGGGAAAGTACCCCGGAGTGAGACTTGAGCAGTTCGAAATTGTGGCAACCGATATTTCACCCAGCGTGTTGTTTCTGGCAAATTCCGGTCGGTACAATCAGCTGGCCATGTCAAGAGGGTTGCCGGAGAACTATCGGACCAAGTATTTCACCCAGCAGGGAAAAATATGGGTAGTCAATCCATCGCTGAAGAGTCGCATCACATTCAAAAAGTTCAACCTTCAGGATCATCCGTCCGCATTGGGAAAGTTTGATTTTGTGCTGTGCCGCAACGTGGCGATCTATTTTACGGACCAGTTCAAACGCGAGTTGTTCCGCCGAATTCACGGCATTCTCAACCAACCCGGATTTTTCCTGCTGGGTTCTTCAGAGTCGCTGGTTGGATATTCCACCGATTTTGAGATGAAAGAAGGTCAAGGTGCGATTTATTACAAAAAGAAATAAGGTAGAGTTATGAAAATACTGAGGGTTGACGATTCACTGGTGATGTTGCGCATCATTTCCGATGCAGCGAGCGTGATTGGTGCGGAAACGGTGACGGCCCGGAATGGATCTCTTGCACTGAAGGTGCTCGAGGAGCAGGGTGCAGACATCAACATGATCCTGCTCGACTGGAACATGCCTGGCATGACGGGACTCGAATTTCTTCAGAAAGTGAAGGCAGATGACCGCTGGAAGGACATTCCAGTGATGATGGTGACCAGTGAGGGGAACCCGGATAATGTGAAAAAGGCACTTGTTGCCGGAGCAACCAACTACCTTGTGAAACCGTTTGCACAGGAAGACCTCGAAACTAAAATCATGCAGTGTCTGGGGCAGGGATTTTGACATTGCATCCATTGCCAACCTGAAACACGTGCACCATGGAATTCTCCCAAGAGATTGCTGATCAGCTCAAAACCTGCGAGTTACCTCCCTTTCCGGAGCTGACTCATAAGATTGTATCCCTGACCCAGGATTTTTACGCAGATCCCAACGAGATCGCGGATCTGGTCAAAATGGACATGGCCCTGTCCGCATCCGTGCTGAAAATTGCAAACTCAGTGGCCTATGGGTATGCTGGCAAGGTTTCCTCCATCTCTGAGGCCATCTCACGTGTAGGGATTTCGGCCATGCGGGACTTGGTGCTCTCGGTCTCGCTCGTGAGTAAGTTCAAGTCGCTCAATGGCATTGATTTTCGACAGTTCTGGGTGCATTGCCTGGGCGTGGCCCTGACTTCAGACGCCATCCAGAGGCACGCGGGAAAACGCGTGAATACCACTGATCATCTCTACACTGCAGGTCTGCTACACAAGGTTGGCATTCTGTTGCTGGCACAGAACTTTCCCGAGCAATACCAGCAGGTTCTTGATGAGGTTGAAAAGGA comes from Puniceicoccaceae bacterium and encodes:
- a CDS encoding HDOD domain-containing protein is translated as MEFSQEIADQLKTCELPPFPELTHKIVSLTQDFYADPNEIADLVKMDMALSASVLKIANSVAYGYAGKVSSISEAISRVGISAMRDLVLSVSLVSKFKSLNGIDFRQFWVHCLGVALTSDAIQRHAGKRVNTTDHLYTAGLLHKVGILLLAQNFPEQYQQVLDEVEKDEKDLWELEKEIIGVSHPEASSFVFDHWQFPREVSDVALHYNDPVNAPNDTRDMIYIVHIANFACLNQGIGVGIDRFPVSFYDEAWDSVGLKVEDIPALLKEVLEITDRAKIILDAAT